The Borreliella mayonii genomic interval GCACCAGCACCAGCAGCACCATCACCACTCTTCTCAGCAGCATCAACAATCTCTTTTAATATCTGCTCACCACTAACTGCATTTATAGCCCCAGCCGCTTTCTGTGCTTGCTCATTATTAGCACCCTGGTTAGCAGCCCCAGAGAATAAATGCCCCGCATCCGCATTACCAGTCCCAGTAGCATTCCCATCACTAGCAGCTTTTAACAATTCTTTCTTCTTCTCCTTACCAGCAGCCTTACCAGCAGTAGCCTCAGCAGCATCAACGATCGCCTTCATCCCCTTAGCAATCCCCTGAACACTGCTTGCATCAGCTGCACCAGCAGCAGCAGCACTCACAACATTCCCAATCGAAGTATCACCACCACTAGCTGCCTTAGCAGCCTTATTAGCAGTCTCAGTAATCGTCTCAACAGCACTTTTCACCCCATCCTTATGATTGTCATGATGAGCATTAGTAACAGCAAATTTTCCATCCTTAGCCATACCCCGCAGCACAATAGCAGCAGCAACCTTACTATTCTGATTCATATTACCATTACCAGCAGCAGTAAAAGCAGCACCAGCCTGAGCTGCCCCAATAGCAGCCGAAATCGGATTATTAGCCTGATCAGCCTGCTGACCACCAGCAGCACCATCACCACTCTTCTCAGCAGCATCAACAATCTCTTTTAATATCTGCTCACCACTAACTGCATTTATAGCCCCAGCCGCTTTCTGTGCTTGCTCATTACTAGCACCCTGGCCATTAGTTCCAGAGAATAAATGCCCCGCATTCGCATTACCAGTCCCAGTAGCATTCCCATCACTAGCAGCTTTTAACAATTCTTTCTTCTCCTCCTTACTACCAGCTGCCTTACCAGCATTAGCCTCAGCAGCATCAACAATCGCCTTCATCCCCTTAGCAATCCCCTGAACACTGCTTGCATCAGCTACACCAGCAGCAGCAGCATTAGCATTCACAACATTCCCAATCGAAGTATCGTCACCACTAGCTGCCTTATTAGCAGTCTCAGTAATCGTCTCAACAGCACTTTTCACCCCATCCTTTTGATTGGCATGATCAGCATCAGCAACAGCAAATTTTCCATTCTTAGCCATACCCCGCAGCACAATAGCAGCAGCAACCTTACTATTCTGATTCATATTACCACCACCACCAGCAGCAAAAGCACCACCACCCTGATCTGCCCCAATAGCAGCCGAAATCGGATTATTAGCCTGATCAGCAGCAGCAGCAGCACCATCACCATCACCACTCTTCTCAGCAGCATCAACAATCTCTTTTAATATCTGCTCACCACTAACTGCATTTATAGCCCCAGCCGCTTTCTGTGCTTGTGCATTATCAGCACCCTGGTCAGCAGCCCCAGAGAATAAATGCCCCGCATCCGCATTATCAGTCCCAGTAGCACTAGCAGCTTTTAACAATTCTTTCTTCTCCTTACCAGCAGCCTTACCAGCAGTAGCCTCAGCAGCATCAACAATCGCCTTCATCCCCTTAGCAATCCCCTGAACACTGCTTGCATCAGCTGCACCAGCACCAGCACCAGCATTCACAATCTCCCCAATCGAAGTATCACCATCACTAGCTGCCTTAGCAGCCTTATTAGCAGCATCAGCAATCGCCTTCAACAGCACTTTTCACCCCATCCTTATGATTGGCATGAGCAGCATTAGCAACAGCAAATTTTCCATTCTTAGCCATACCCCGCAGCACAATAGCAGCAGCAACCTTACTATTCTGATTCATACCACCACCACCAGCAGCAGTAAAAGCACCACCATTACCCTGAGCTGCCCCAATAGCAGCCGAAATCGGATTATTAGCCTGATCAGCCTGCTGACCACCAGCAGCACCACTCTTCTCAGCAGCATCAACAATCTCTTTTAATATCTGCTCACCACTAACTGCATTTATAGCCCCAGCCGCTTTCTGTGCTTGTGCATTATTAGCACCCTGGTCAGCAGCCCTAGAGAATAAATGCCCCGCATCCTCATTACCAGTCCCAGTAGCATTCCCATCACTAGCAGCTTTTAACAATTCTTTCTTCTCCTTACTACCAGCAGCCTTACCAGCAGTAGCCTCAGCAGCATCAACAATCGCCTTCATCCCCTTAGCAATCCCCTGAACACTGCTTGCATCAGCTGCACCAGCAGCAGCACCAGCAGCAGCATCACTCACAACATTCCCAATCGAAGTATCACCACCACTAGCTGCCTTAGCAGCCTTATTAGCAGCATCAGTAATCGCCTTCAACAGCACTTTTCACCCCATCCTTATGATTGGCATGATGAGCATCATCAACAGCAAATTTTCCATCCTTAGCCATACCCCGCAGCACAATAGCAGCAGCAACCTTACTATTCTGATTCATATTACCACCAGCATCAGCAAAAGCACCATCACCCTGAGCTGCCCCAATAAGCAGCCGAAATCGGATTATTAGCCTGATCAGCCTGCTGACCACCAGCAGCACCATCATCATTCTTTCCAGCAGCATCAACAATCTCTTTTAATATCTGCTCACCACTAACTGCATTTATAGCCCCAGCCGCTTTCTGTGCTTGCTCATTATTAGCACCCTGGTTAGCAGCCCCAGAGAATAAATGCCCCGCATCCGCATTACCAGTCCCAGTAGCACTAGCAGCTTTTAACAATTCTTTCTTCTTCTCCTTACCAGCAGCCTTACCAGCAGTAGCCTCAGCAGCATCAACAATCGCCTTCATCCCCTTAGCAATCCCCTGAACACTGCTTGCATCAGCTACACCAGCACCAGCAACAGCAGCAGCACTCACAACATTCCCAATCGAAGTATCACCACCACTAGCTGCCTTAGCAGCCTTATTAGCAGTCTCAGTAATCGTCTCAACAGCACTTTTCACCCCATCCTTATGATTGGCATGATCATCATTAGCAACAGCAAATTTTCCATCCTTAGCCATACCCCGCAGCACAATAGCAGCAGCAACCTTACTATTCTGATTCATATTACCACCAGCAGCAGTAAAAGCAGCACCACCCTCAGCTGCCCCAATAGCAGCCGAAATCGGATTAGTAGCAGCAGCAGCCTGCTGACCAGCACCATCACCACTCTTCTCAGCAGCATCAACAATCTCTTTTAATATCTGCTCACCACTAACTGCATTTATAGCCCCAGCCGCTTTCTGTGCTTGCTCATCACTAGCACCCTGGCCATTAGTTCCAGAGAATAAATGCCCCGCATCCTCATTACCAGTCCCAGTAGCACTAGCAGCTTTTAACAATTCTTTCTTCTCCTTACTACCAGCAGCCTTACCAGCAGTAGCCTCAGCAGCATCAACAATCGCCTTCATCCCCTTAGCAAT includes:
- a CDS encoding variable large family protein, whose translation is MLLERMMMVLLVVSRLIRLIIRFRLLIGAAQGDGAFADAGGNMNQNSKVAAAIVLRGMAKDGKFAVDDAHHANHKDGVKSAVEGDY